A region from the Tachyglossus aculeatus isolate mTacAcu1 chromosome X2, mTacAcu1.pri, whole genome shotgun sequence genome encodes:
- the LOC119949355 gene encoding probable inactive tRNA-specific adenosine deaminase-like protein 3 encodes MKKMEQVHCPGDQHGEGNLVPDPELSSWEALPVLPDHQTQGVELVWAYAIPVLDKKKTSRLVKEVSAIYPLVGQGHLKRVRACPDKTSPHALEILLCLASQGGDTVEGVRPLSELLPSGQIDWSDLGEPYLVHVPAHPPFTRAQFEEAKLHWPTVFHENKHISNALQGLLFSKEDKAKMQIYMEKAIHTARQGAERGMKAVGAVVVDPATEVVLAVGHDCSNASNPLLHATMVCIDLIAQRQGRGAYSFNAYPACTISPSGDRAIPLPAKSIQPGVVRKYESRQDGLPYICTGYDLYVTSEPCVMCAMALVHSRIQRVFYGASSPDGALGTRYKIHSKEDLNHHFEVFRGILGTECCSLDQKKQGQQCVSSQL; translated from the coding sequence ATGAAGAAGATGGAACAGGTCCACTGTCCAGGAGACCAGCATGGTGAAGGGAACCTTGTTCCAGACCCAGAGCTTAGTTCTTGGGAAGCTCTCCCAGTGCTTCCAGATCACCAGACTCAAGGAGTTGAACTGGTTTGGGCCTATGCGATTCCTGTCCTGGACAAGAAGAAGACATCCCGGCTGGTGAAAGAGGTGTCTGCAATCTACCCCCTGGTGGGCCAAGGACATCTCAAGAGGGTCCGAGCCTGTCCTGATAAGACCAGTCCCCACGCACTGGAAATTTTGCTCTGTCTAGCGAGCCAGGGAGGAGACACGGTAGAAGGCGTACGGCCCCTTTCTGAGCTCCTCCCCAGTGGACAGATAGACTGGAGCGACTTAGGAGAACCTTATCTTGTGCACGTGCCAGCTCATCCACCCTTTACTAGAGCACAGTTTGAGGAAGCTAAACTCCACTGGCCTACAGTCTTCCAtgaaaacaaacacatttccaatGCCCTCCAAGGCCTCCTTTTCTCAAAGGAAGATAAAGCCAAGATGCAAATTTACATGGAGAAGGCCATCCACACAGCCCGGCAAGGGGCAGAAAGGGGGATGAAAGCTGTTGGGGCGGTAGTTGTTGACCCAGCCACGGAAGTTGTGTTGGCTGTAGGCCATGACTGTAGCAACGCCTCAAATCCATTACTTCATGCCACTATGGTCTGCATAGATCTTATTGCCCAAAGACAAGGCAGaggtgcatatagttttaatgcTTATCCTGCTTGTACCATTTCACCATCAGGGGACCGAGCCATTCCCTTACCGGCTAAAAGCATTCAGCCAGGGGTGGTGCGGAAGTATGAATCTAGGCAAGATGGCCTGCCCTATATTTGTACTGGCTATGATCTATATGTCACCAGCGAACCCTGTGTCATGTGTGCCATGGCATTAGTGCATTCCAGGATCCAGAGAGTCTTCTACGGGGCATCGTCACCTGATGGGGCATTGGGCACCAGATACAAAATCCATTCCAAGGAGGACCTCAACCATCATTTTGAAGTATTCAGAGGCATCTTGGGGACTGAGTGCTGCAGTTTGGACCAAAAAAAGCAAGGACAGCAGTGTGTCTCCTCACAGCTCTGA